A window of Plasmodium brasilianum strain Bolivian I chromosome 8, whole genome shotgun sequence contains these coding sequences:
- a CDS encoding parasite-infected erythrocyte surface protein, whose product MKITKVLFCLICTLYLAYVKCNTIKDKLFRNIRNKTKFIILNEPIVHLTFGERLLHSLIFDLELDTNLYTLDEELLNLQNLKHTSIFHLLADTYEQIKGKDVNGASNGASNGASNGAANGAANGAANEAANGAANGAANGAANGASNGAANGASNGAANGAANGVNKGKTIRYIYIGTAYSRIHPQNLELFLRMLDKYIYNESIYKKGNIHVKAILEEYNRQVKEKVEEKQRMNNVLSKNSNGKNNHLNNIEEMLQREKKFFLNNDDNGSDKYIIENDTYKGLLIGYGFNDKNPSVLHNNHLNKDFLFPSLNSGIIIDLVLLKNVYDHFQKSKEKDEHYFSSNIHPDPIFEITKYVDEHFNVQLTHFDNCCLSDESNVHLLDNEMSDFEIYKRDQILHLFKDSKAEVSGTNWTIQGGKQGGDKLSQDTRSNDKQTSNEQSSNEQSSNEQSSNEQSSNEQSSNEQSSNEQSSNEQSSNEQSSNEQSSNEQSSNEQSSNEQSSNEQSSNEQCEDAVDVVLGYFNLFYPVSTCVSYSIRSKRESFVDFDKFHMMSIENDLKLKQYMVETEGIEFKSLDEYKMKLNRINNKYDKLLDENENNLSYQNLLIGVKTSINIENDRIPHIKNTYDNKENTKKIFQNFKYDSKLKEEKAGTHVLNMEYLKSAFDSEDVHIDVIYMSDKESSTYDTLLYYNKEITTKDGLCEKLKHMIYYFYEEYIDKNSRKRFFFIADDDTFVNTKNLVDVINLTLNGCIHSRKYMYDKYVKSFEFLKDSEASFLQNFPNNKSLRLYNYIKRNYLETIMLLKKYDYIPIYCKKGSGANTGVTSNSAYDVTPIYLGNRYNYFSSADEGKFHYDYLTGGAGILMNDEAVKRIYSCNNCTCPLNSSYADDIILGEWMKNLNILPINFEGFFQNSPHEYNKIYLNTLVPISFNKLNKENTPEETKKLFFHHLVNYNKEATTTSRDSYIDYLDRNHKNFTDHVFHYYFYLTKLDKNDTNKLLKDLFKVINKMYDKIQSSTKYKRIFNLNKFFMKEVQERVYFQKSGANTNTRGRKKRKKMYTNNYVQRREVDSPPSLEGKQRDETDEVDEVDEADEVDEADEADEVDESDESDESDEVDEFNEDYYDYDEFLEQIRTQKRSSEKKSSWSSNKSRPESKDELAGPTPPDKGETSNVNPNEHNNDEL is encoded by the coding sequence atgaaaataacgAAAGTACTTTTTTGTTTGATATGTACTTTATATTTGGCATATGTAAAATGCAATACCATTAAGGATAAACTATTtagaaatataagaaataaaacaaagtttataatattaaacgAACCCATAGTCCATCTAACCTTCGGTGAACGTTTACTACATAGTCTAATATTCGATTTGGAGCTTGACACCAATTTGTATACTCTTGATGAGGAACTTCTCAACCTGCAAAATTTAAAGCACACTAGTATCTTTCACCTGTTAGCTGATACATACGAGCAAATAAAAGGGAAAGATGTAAACGGAGCATCAAATGGAGCATCAAATGGAGCATCAAATGGAGCAGCAAATGGAGCAGCAAATGGAGCAGCAAATGAAGCAGCAAACGGAGCAGCAAATGGAGCAGCAAATGGAGCAGCAAATGGAGCATCAAATGGAGCAGCAAATGGAGCATCAAATGGAGCAGCAAATGGAGCAGCAAACGGTGTAAACAAAGGAAAGACCATTCGGTATATATACATCGGGACAGCTTACTCCCGCATACATCCACAGAACCTTGAGTTGTTCCTTCGAATGCTGgataagtacatatacaaTGAATCCATTTACAAAAAGGGAAACATACATGTTAAGGCGATACTGGAAGAATACAACAGACAAGTGAAAGAAAAAGTCGAAGAAAAGCAAAGAATGAATAATGTATTAAGTAAAAACAGCAATGgtaaaaataatcatttaaataatatagaagAGATGCTCCAAagagaaaagaaattttttttaaataacgaTGATAATGGTAGTGATAAGTATATCATTGAGAATGATACTTACAAGGGGTTACTTATCGGGTATGGGTTTAATGATAAAAACCCGTCTGTACTTCACAAcaatcatttaaataaagatTTTCTTTTCCCCTCTCTTAATAGTGGCATCATAATAGATTTAGTATTGTTGAAAAATGTTTATGACCATTTTCAAAAGTCGAAGGAGAAAGATGAACATTATTTCTCTTCTAATATACACCCTGATCCTATTTTcgaaataacgaaatatGTTGATGAACATTTCAATGTACAGTTAACACACTTTGACAATTGCTGCTTGAGTGATGAGAGCAATGTGCACCTACTGGACAACGAAATGAGCGATTTTGAAATTTACAAACGCGATCAAATTTTGCATTTGTTTAAAGATAGCAAGGCAGAGGTATCTGGCACAAATTGGACCATACAGGGGGGGAAACAAGGCGGTGATAAGCTTAGCCAAGATACACGGAGCAATGATAAGCAGACCTCCAACGAACAATCCTCCAACGAACAATCCTCCAATGAACAATCCTCCAACGAACAATCCTCCAACGAACAATCCTCCAATGAACAATCCTCCAACGAACAATCCTCCAATGAACAATCCTCCAATGAACAATCCTCCAACGAACAATCCTCCAATGAACAATCCTCCAACGAACAATCCTCCAACGAACAATCCTCCAATGAACAATCCTCCAATGAACAATGCGAGGACGCGGTGGACGTGGTGCTCGGCTACTTCAACCTGTTTTACCCCGTGTCTACCTGTGTGAGTTACTCTATCAGATCAAAGAGGGAGTCGTTCGTCGATTTCGATAAATTCCACATGATGAGTATCGAAAACGATTTGAAGTTGAAACAGTATATGGTTGAAACAGAAGGAATAGAGTTCAAGTCGTTGGATGAGTACAAAATGAAGCTAAACagaataaataacaaatatgatAAGTTATtagatgaaaatgaaaataatttaagttatcaaaatttattaataggGGTTAAAACaagtataaatatagaaaacgATAGAATAccacatataaaaaatacatatgataataaagaaaataccAAAAAGATTTTCCagaattttaaatatgacagtaaattaaaagaagaaaaagcaGGAACACATGTACTTAATAtggaatatttaaaaagtgcATTTGACTCAGAGGATGTTCATATAGATGTAATATACATGTCAGATAAAGAGAGTTCTACATAtgatacattattatattacaacAAAGAAATTACTACAAAAGATGGATTATGTGAAAAGTTAAAGCAtatgatttattatttttatgaagagtatattgataaaaattcgagaaaaagatttttttttattgctgATGATGATACATttgtaaatacaaaaaatttagtTGATGTAATTAACTTAACATTAAATGGATGTATTCATTCGAGGAAGTACATGTATGACAAGTATGTGAAAAGCTTTGAGTTTTTAAAAGACAGTGAAGCTTCttttcttcaaaattttcCGAACAATAAATCATTGCgtttgtataattatataaaacgaAATTATTTAGAGACCATTATGCTGTTGAAAAAGTATGATTATATTCCGATATATTGCAAAAAAGGTAGTGGAGCAAACACAGGGGTAACATCCAACAGTGCATATGATGTTACTCCTATTTATCTGGGTAATcgttataattatttctcATCCGCGGATGAAGGCAAATTTCATTATGATTACTTAACAGGAGGTGCAGGAATATTAATGAACGATGAAGCGGTAAAAAGAATTTACTCTTGTAATAATTGCACTTGTCCTTTGAATAGTTCATATGCAGATGATATAATTTTAGGTGAATggatgaaaaatttaaatatattgccaataaattttgaaggattttttcaaaatagcccccatgaatataataaaatatatttaaatacacTCGTGCCAATAAgttttaacaaattaaataaagaaaacacACCTGAAGAAACAAAgaaattgttttttcatcatttagtAAACTACAATAAAGAAGCAACTACGACAAGTAGAGATTCCTATATAGACTACTTAGACagaaatcataaaaattttaccgACCATGTGTTTCACTATTACTTTTACCTTACCAAATTAGACAAAAACGATACCAATAAATTACTAAAAGATTTATTCAAAGTTATTAATAAGATGTATGATAAGATCCAATCAAGTACAAAATACAAGCGTATATTCAATTTGAACAAATTCTTTATGAAGGAAGTACAAGAAAGggtatattttcaaaaatcgGGGGCTAACACCAATACAAGGgggaggaaaaaaagaaaaaaaatgtatacaaataattaCGTTCAGAGGAGGGAGGTAGATTCACCACCCTCGTTGGAAGGAAAACAGAGAGATGAAACGGATGAAGTGGATGAAGTGGATGAAGCGGATGAAGTGGATGAAGCGGATGAAGCGGATGAGGTGGACGAATCGGATGAATCGGATGAATCGGATGAGGTGGACGAATTTAATGAAGATTATTATGACTATGATGAATTCTTAGAACAAATAAGGACTCAAAAAAGAAGTAGTGAAAAGAAGAGCAGCTGGTCATCAAATAAAAGCAGACCTGAAAGCAAGGACGAATTGGCTGGTCCAACTCCTCCTGACAAGGGAGAAACTTCAAATGTCAACCCAAATGAACACAACAATGATGAATTGTAA
- a CDS encoding phosphoglycerate mutase — protein sequence MKGNCSYERNHPYSSNVNALALKKKKINNNINKDKNYQYNNYDRGTVKNGIYVNGSSEKKYAGNEEVQEGAEKGGEEKGGEEKGRAEKGGEEKGRAEKGGEEKGRAEKGGEEKGRAEKGRDKNYKFNRKKFSSTSYGDYGEYNYYTKENYNIEKYAKPNYYSNSYVDYSNGKGVGSISNNYGNYGNYNYGNYNYGRYNYGRYNYGNYSSYNYGNYSHSNNNNNSNSMGGGSNNNGAEKANKVSYEYIASTDHNKGDDKKKQKKQKAHYSNNLINDIYYKTSHYLKKNRKYIQGILKKNYVIKIYIVRHMEALHNREVIENGNMSRDIIYKNSKFLDCKCSEEGIKMCEELRSDKNNKLYQDVIKLYNNSTKRNNSGNKSYNQKDNKKGIFEKNNNFVIISSPLKRCLETMKYFFNFKKNIIIYESVREMAGNYYSDERSKTSEIKKFCDKNFDDYELVCFGENDIIGADKFRESSDQIFCRCLQFLKLAHALSLNYFASIERGMQSKLSTKEGRSGSAVSHVSRVSGNGGGSTIDPQNKEGIQRNGQVTAEGASVKEHDLPRTDSDEHKKELNINVENDSSKKNNDREVDVCSDKRSKHEMIKNEKENKQKKVYNIVLVSHSSFILHFLALLDYLNLEERNFNNCDIRKITIPLTSIFLFFNNVINLQLVKPVCINTMPLSFKNKNKILKKTYKDKYIYTLNSYNDMDELTCLHACTVLIYQYDMLIKNENSRKYLDKIMNFIDCNNSHFQQQQQQQQQQQQQQQQQQQQQQQQKLLHNCNNSTDVSFSNGIYKNYVQRDKQNLGRNLVIVDGSKYLTYSEDKGAWELNKKGFFVGQNVVVIVLPDVEPIPTRNDDTPIPGKNQGMDKCARGSYSNDRNGNENENRNGSSCSSNSRSSSRSGKANSSSSKKEKTPFLQNVIQIIDNYDSVNDLIRSKDFWLTLKDNIHKMNLYSLQEYLTKKYNRIVNTEMDDDNVCYIDLVACIRNTHFMEKHENKCDKYFKKLKERYDNNDSYLDLEKECKHINENLLNIIFPSDYAMNNCNDKGERKDTNERKSEMNYQNGENLQNEQHQIKRKFIYIPTEETHMKLKVKKDVLSTNAQTMSDMNKNFLQENIKVLKTLPLFVQNLNVEMFYRDNYFFFHCLHKFIKSKNKIEGLVILKLLTFLDLLKSFNINTSNKIVQKLNKLEHLIDNNTSTEGSKIINTYSCDKRGVLANNTLYYAEAARNYKPIQAMKGRKKGIVNDLNYLRYNLLTVAGGAENVYILNVLK from the exons atgaagggAAACTGTTCGTACGAGAGAAATCATCCTTACAGTTCTAATGTGAACGCACTcgcattaaaaaaaaaaaagataaataataatattaacaaagaCAAGAATTATCAGTACAATAATTATGACAGAGGTACAGTCAAAAATGGGATTTATGTAAACGGTTCGAGTGAAAAAAAGTATGCTGGGAATGAAGAAGTGCAAGAAGGAGCAGAAAAAGGAGGAGAAGAAAAAGGAggagaagaaaaaggaagagCAGAAAAAGGAggagaagaaaaaggaagagCAGAAAAAGGAggagaagaaaaaggaagagCAGAAAAAGGAggagaagaaaaaggaagagCAGAAAAAGGAAGAGATAAGAACTACAAGTTTAACAGGAAAAAATTTAGTAGTACTTCGTACGGTGATTACGGAGAATACAATTATTACACCAAGGAAAATTACAACattgaaaaatatgcaaaGCCGAACTATTATAGCAATTCTTATGTTGATTATTCGAACGGAAAAGGGGTGGGTAGcattagtaataattatgGAAATTATGGAAATTACAATTACGGAAATTACAATTACGGTAGGTACAATTACGGTAGGTACAATTACGGTAATTACAGTAGTTACAATTACGGAAATTACAGTcatagtaacaataacaataatagtaacagtatGGGAGGTggtagtaacaataatggTGCTGAAAAGGCTAACAAGGTCAGCTATGAATATATAGCTAGTACAGACCACAACAAAGGGGatgataaaaagaaacaaaaaaaacaaaaagcgCATTACagcaataatttaattaatgatatatattataaaacatctcattatttaaaaaaaaatagaaagtaCATACAAggaatacttaaaaaaaattatgtcataaaaatttatatagttAGACATATGGAAGCTTTACATAATAGAGAAGTTATAGAGAATGGAAATATGTCTAGggatataatttataagaaTTCTAAATTTTTAGATTGTAAATGTAGTGAGGAAGGAATAAAAATGTGTGAAGAGTTAAGAAGTGAcaagaataataaattatatcaagATGTTATTaagttatataataattccacgaaaagaaataatagtGGGAATAAATCTTATAATCagaaagataataaaaaaggaatttttgaaaaaaataataattttgttattatatctTCACCTCTTAAAAGATGTTTAGAAAcgatgaaatatttttttaattttaaaaaaaatattattatatatgaatcaGTACGTGAAATGGCAGGAAATTATTACAGTGATGAGAGATCAAAAACatcagaaataaaaaagttttgtgataaaaattttgacgACTATGAATTAGTTTGCTTTGGAGAAAATGATATTATCGGGGCAGATAAATTTAGAGAATCCTCTGATCAAATATTCTGTCGTTGTTTACAGTTTCTGAAGCTTGCTCATGCCTTGTCTCTGAACTATTTTGCGTCTATCGAAAGGGGCATGCAATCAAAACTTAGCACCAAAGAGGGACGCAGTGGGAGTGCCGTTAGTCATGTTAGCCGTGTTAGCGGCAATGGTGGTGGAAGTACGATCGACCCCCAGAATAAAGAGGGTATCCAACGGAACGGGCAAGTAACTGCAGAAGGGGCATCGGTAAAGGAACATGATCTACCTCGCACCGATTCAGATGAACACAAAAAGGAGCTGAACATAAACGTCGAAAATGATTCAAGTAAAAAGAACAACGATAGAGAGGTAGATGTATGCAGCGATAAAAGAAGCAAACATGAAATGataaagaatgaaaaagaaaacaagcaaaaaaaagtttacaaCATCGTGTTGGTTTCCCATAGCTCTttcattcttcattttttagcCCTGTtagattatttaaatttagaagagagaaattttaataattgtgatataagaaaaattacaatACCCTTGacaagtatatttttattttttaacaatgtAATTAATTTACAGCTAGTTAAACCGGTATGTATAAATACCATGCCCTTAAGTTTTAAAAACaagaacaaaattttaaaaaaaacttataaagataaatatatttacactttAAACAGCTACAACGATATGGATGAGCTCACGTGCTTACATGCCTGTACAGTCCTTATATATCAGTATGacatgttaataaaaaatgaaaacagtAGAAAGTATTTggataaaattatgaattttatCGACTGTAATAATAGTCATTTCCAACAGCagcaacaacaacaacaacagcaacaacaacaacaacaacagcaacaacaacaacaacaacaacaaaaacTGCTACATAACTGTAATAACAGTACCGATGTTAGTTTTTCGAAcggtatttataaaaactatGTACAAAGGGATAAACAGAACCTTGGAAGAAATTTAGTTATAGTAGATGGAAGCAAATACCTCACGTACTCAGAGGACAAAGGCGCTTGGGAGCTTAACAAGAAGGGGTTCTTTGTGGGGCAAAATGTAGTCGTAATAGTGCTCCCAGACGTCGAACCGATCCCTACAAGAAATGATGATACACCTATTCCTGGTAAGAACCAGGGGATGGATAAATGTGCAAGAGGTAGCTACAGTAATGACAGAAATGGTAATGAGAATGAAAATAGAAATGGAAGCAGCTGTAGCAGCAACAGCAGGAGTAGTAGTAGGAGCGGTAAAGCTAACAGTAGTAGTTCTAAGAAGGAAAAGACCCCCTTTTTGCAGAATGTAATTCAAATTATAGACAATTACGACAGTGTAAACGATTTGATTAGATCAAAAGACTTCTGGTTGACCTTAAAAGATAACATTCACAAAATGAATTTGTACTCTCTGCAAGAATatttaactaaaaaatataatcgAATTGTAAACACTGAGATGGATGATGATAATGTGTGCTATATCGATTTAGTTGCGTGCATTAGAAATACACATTTCATGgaaaaacatgaaaataagtgcgataaatatttcaaaaaattaaaagaaagatATGATAACAATGACTCTTATCTTGATTTAGAGAAAGAGTGTAAACATATTAATGAAAActtgttaaatataatattcccGTCTGACTATGCTATGAACAATTGTAATGATAAGGGGGAGCGAAAAGATACAAATGAGAGAAAAAGTGAAATGAACTACCAAAATGGGGAAAATCTACAAAATGAACAGCATCAGATTAAGaggaaatttatatatataccaacAGAAGAGACACACATGAAGCTGAAGGTGAAGAAGGATGTACTTAGTACAAATGCCCAAACTATGAGTGATATGAATAAGAACTTTTTGCAAGAGAATATTAAAGTGTTAAAAACCCTTCCACTATTTGTTCAAAACTTAAACGTCGAAATGTTTTATCGTGataattactttttctttcattgtttacataaattcattaaaagcaaaaataaaatagaaggCCTTGTAATATTAAAGTTACTTACATTTCTTGATCTTTTAAAATCATTTAACATTAATACatcaaataaaattgtaCAGAAACTTAACAAGTTGGAGCATCTAATTGATAATAACACAAGCACGGAGGGAagcaaaataattaatacataCTCATGTGATAAGAGAGGCGTCCTTGCAAATAACACATTGTACTATGCAGAGGCGGCCAGAAATTATAAACCTATCCAAGCGATGAAAG gTCGAAAAAAGGGAATAGTGAATGATCTTAACTACCTAAGGTACAACCTGTTGACAGTAGCTGGAGGGGCTGAAAATGTGTACATTTTAAATGTTCTCAAatga